The Hevea brasiliensis isolate MT/VB/25A 57/8 chromosome 1, ASM3005281v1, whole genome shotgun sequence genome has a window encoding:
- the LOC110634653 gene encoding uncharacterized protein LOC110634653 isoform X2 — MAVASFSSLVLVQNSGPIIKPRSKTKMLKLTQFPLKKAPALQVRSSFKDKVFENQSEGIICYRDDSGEIICEGLDEGPRFHQQLPRTAYHSRDTEIINLLQQRLLQVVSGGEFNKVDNGVAAVQEDFKRNGFNKFC; from the exons ATGGCTGTAGCAAGCTTTTCTTCTCTGGTCCTAGTTCAAAATTCTGGTCCAATTATAAAGCCTAGAAGCAAAACTAAGATGCTTAAACTCACTCAATTTCCACTAAAGAAAGCCCCTGCACTTCAAGTCAGATCATCTTTCAAAGACAAG GTCTTTGAGAATCAATCCGAGGGCATAATTTGTTACAGGGATGATAGTGGAGAGATAATCTGTGAAGGATTGGATGAAGGCCCTCGGTTCCATCAACAGCTTCCAAGAACAGCATACCATTCAAG gGATACAGAGATTATCAATCTGCTTCAACAAAGATTGCTTCAAGTTGTTAGTGGTGGTGAGTTTAACAAGGTTGACAATGGGGTTGCTGCTGTGCAAGAGGACTTCAAAAGGAATGGCTTCAACAAATTCTGCTGA
- the LOC110634653 gene encoding uncharacterized protein LOC110634653 isoform X1, whose amino-acid sequence MAVASFSSLVLVQNSGPIIKPRSKTKMLKLTQFPLKKAPALQVRSSFKDKVFENQSEGIICYRDDSGEIICEGLDEGPRFHQQLPRTAYHSSPNLIEFRDTEIINLLQQRLLQVVSGGEFNKVDNGVAAVQEDFKRNGFNKFC is encoded by the exons ATGGCTGTAGCAAGCTTTTCTTCTCTGGTCCTAGTTCAAAATTCTGGTCCAATTATAAAGCCTAGAAGCAAAACTAAGATGCTTAAACTCACTCAATTTCCACTAAAGAAAGCCCCTGCACTTCAAGTCAGATCATCTTTCAAAGACAAG GTCTTTGAGAATCAATCCGAGGGCATAATTTGTTACAGGGATGATAGTGGAGAGATAATCTGTGAAGGATTGGATGAAGGCCCTCGGTTCCATCAACAGCTTCCAAGAACAGCATACCATTCAAG CccgaatttgattgaattcaggGATACAGAGATTATCAATCTGCTTCAACAAAGATTGCTTCAAGTTGTTAGTGGTGGTGAGTTTAACAAGGTTGACAATGGGGTTGCTGCTGTGCAAGAGGACTTCAAAAGGAATGGCTTCAACAAATTCTGCTGA
- the LOC110634656 gene encoding uncharacterized protein LOC110634656, whose protein sequence is MDLTSPKYFQAPPICASNGEPALETNTILYRKSIDNPFADHFQDPLCKLNLKETSEFVKSFPMPRNSTECRGFLEVPAQRRREEVNLVTQRRIEAPSTPGRPIFSYSIGNLAKKNFPSKWEDAEKWLISSSCHESPAHAFQPSPESLKIQKQNDNFRQQMEVFAEKSRVAEEKVSKLVSSFQGSVALDQHKLGISFNGVTVSPDVFLKDKFTDEVEPVLPNFRYSVPSKEGFLFRNSASEAMKDVGTEVFHEVEHRDTGTEMTPLGSSTTSRCHTPIKNSSPARHNTPANESGPLPSGNSSGTNNSINISQLQACHLAKLQHGSQFDSVTTNWSSREEEEEEISKSLRHFETGITGRRSVSDSRAAPWEEEEKTKCCLRYQREEAKIQAWLNLQTAKTEAQSRKLEVKIQKMRSNLEEKLMKRMAVVHRKAEEWKTAALQQHTEQIQRASEQTKKMTKRHFSIHTSCGCFPCNTHP, encoded by the exons ATGGATCTCACAAGTCCCAAATATTTTCAAGCTCCTCCTATTTGTGCTTCTAATGGG GAACCAGCATTGGAGACGAACACAATCCTGTATCGGAAAAGTATAGACAACCCTTTTGCAGACCACTTTCAAGACCCACTTTGCAAGCTTAATCTCAAGGAGACATCTGAGTTTGTCAAGTCATTTCCAATGCCACGTAACAGTACAGAATGCAGAGGGTTTCTTGAAGTTCCAGCTCAAAGGAGAAGAGAAGAAGTGAACTTGGTGACTCAGAGGAGAATAGAAGCTCCTTCTACACCTGGTAGGCCAATATTCAGCTACAGTATTGGTAATCTTGCAAAAAAGAACTTTCCCTCTAAGTGGGAGGATGCAGAGAAGTGGCTGATAAGCAGTTCTTGCCATGAATCTCCTGCTCATGCCTTTCAGCCATCGCCAGAGTCTTTAAAGATTCAGAAACAGAATGATAATTTTAGGCAGCAAATGGAGGTATTTGCAGAGAAATCAAGGGTTGCAGAGGAAAAAGTCTCAAAGCTTGTTTCTAGCTTTCAGGGGTCGGTAGCTTTGGACCAACACAAACTGGGAATATCCTTTAATGGGGTTACTGTTTCTCCAGATGTGTTTCTAAAAG ACAAGTTCACTGATGaggtagaaccagttttgccaaATTTTAGATACTCAGTGCCATCAAAAGAAGGATTTCTTTTTAGAAACTCAGCCAGTGAAGCGATGAAAGATGTTGGTACTGAAGTATTTCATGAGGTGGAACACAGAGATACTGGTACAGAAATGACTCCTCTAGGCAGTTCCACAACTTCAAGATGCCACACACCAATCAAAAACTCATCGCCTGCTCGCCACAACACGCCTGCCAATGAGTCAGGTCCTTTGCCTTCGGGGAATTCTAGTGGCACCAACAATAGCATTAACATCTCCCAGTTACAAGCTTGCCATTTGGCTAAGCTACAACATGGGTCACAATTTGATTCTGTTACAACAAATTGGAGCTCaagggaagaagaggaagaggaaatATCAAAGAGCCTGAGACATTTTGAAACAGGCATCACTGGCAGGAGAAGTGTTTCAGATTCAAGAGCTGCTCCATGGGAGGAAGAGGAAAAGACAAAGTGCTGTCTTAG GTATCAAAGAGAGGAAGCAAAAATTCAAGCTTGGTTGAACCTCCAAACTGCAAAAACGGAAGCTCAATCAAGAAAGCTTGAG GTGAAAATACAAAAGATGAGATCGAACTTAGAAGAGAAGTTGATGAAGAGAATGGCAGTTGTTCACAGAAAAGCTGAAGAATGGAAAACTGCAGCTCTCCAGCAACACACTGAGCAGATTCAAAGAGCTAGTGAACAAACAAAGAAGATGACGAAACGACACTTTTCTATCCACACTTCTTGTGGTTGCTTCCCTTGCAACACCCATCCTTGA
- the LOC110634642 gene encoding proteasome subunit alpha type-5, protein MDEMKPFGFRNLSCLPRKAKANIPILLSISRGSSFWIKLKMFLTRTEYDRGVNTFSPEGRLFQVEYAIEAIKLGSTAIGLKTREGVVLAVEKRITSPLLEPGSVEKVMEIDSHIGCAMSGLIADARTLVEHARVETQNHRFSYGEPMTVESTTQALCDLALRFGEGDEESMSRPFGVSLLIAGHDENGPSLYYTDPSGSFWQCNAKAIGSGSEGADSSLQEQYNKDMTLQEAEAIALSILKQVMEEKVTPNNVNIARVAPTYHLYTPAEVETVISRL, encoded by the exons ATGGATGAAATGAAACCTTTCGGGTTTCGCAACCTGTCTTGTTTACCAAGAAAAGCCAAAGCAAACATCCCTATTCTTCTTTCTATCTCTCGAGGATCCAGCTTTTGGATCAAACTAAAGATGTTCCTCACAAG GACCGAGTATGACCGAGGAGTGAACACTTTCTCTCCTGAAGGAAGATTGTTTCAGGTTGAATATGCTATTGAAGCCATCAAG CTAGGTTCAACTGCAATTGGGTTAAAGACACGTGAAGGTGTTGTGCTTGCAGTTGAGAAGCGTATCACTTCGCCACTGCTG GAGCCCGGTAGTGTGGAGAAAGTTATGGAAATTGACTCACATATTGGATGTGCTATGAGTGGATTAATTGCCGATGCTCGTACGCTTGTTGAGCATGCACGTGTAGAAACTCAG AACCATAGATTCTCTTATGGTGAGCCCATGACAGTGGAGTCTACAACACAAGCACTCTGTGATCTGGCTCTACGATTTGGTGAAGGCGATGAGGAGTCCATG TCTCGTCCATTTGGGGTGTCACTTCTCATTGCTGGTCATGATGAGAATGGTCCTAGCCT GTATTATACAGATCCATCTGGCTCATTTTGGCAATGCAATGCAAAGGCTATTGGTTCAGGATCAGAGGGTGCAGATAGCTCTTTGCAAGAGCAATATAACAAG GACATGACTCTTCAAGAGGCTGAGGCAATTGCACTTTCCATTCTGAAGCAAGTTATGGAAGAAAAG GTGACTCCCAACAATGTTAACATTGCAAGGGTGGCTCCAACATATCATTTGTATACCCCTGCAGAGGTGGAGACCGTCATTAGTCGCTTATAA